The following proteins come from a genomic window of Chloroherpetonaceae bacterium:
- a CDS encoding SDR family oxidoreductase produces MSFRGKVLVAGATGRTGLWVIRRLQHYGITTRAFARKADKLAEFRDLEVELGRLQNELAVQRCVRGCDAVICAVGATSLFGESSPVQVDGDGTIRLIDAAANAGVRHFILISSIATTKPFHPLNLYGGILSQKRRAERHLEQVFSSNGRTFTIIRPGGLKDGEPLKHKLQLDIGDRITGVIDRSDVAELAVLSLTHPKAKNCTFEAIRLSAEEQASLVPFLDALPSRATAPAAVEPVPTPQV; encoded by the coding sequence ATGTCGTTTCGTGGAAAAGTCTTGGTTGCTGGCGCAACAGGACGCACTGGGCTTTGGGTTATTCGCCGTCTGCAGCACTACGGTATCACGACACGTGCCTTTGCACGCAAAGCCGACAAACTGGCTGAGTTTCGTGACCTTGAAGTGGAACTGGGTCGCTTGCAGAATGAACTGGCTGTGCAGCGCTGCGTGCGTGGTTGCGATGCCGTGATTTGTGCCGTAGGTGCCACCTCGCTCTTTGGCGAAAGCTCACCTGTGCAAGTTGACGGGGATGGTACCATTCGTCTCATTGACGCTGCCGCCAATGCGGGCGTTAGGCACTTTATTCTTATTAGTTCCATCGCTACCACCAAGCCTTTTCACCCGCTCAATCTCTACGGCGGAATTCTTTCGCAAAAGCGCCGCGCGGAGCGTCATTTAGAGCAAGTCTTCTCGTCCAATGGACGCACCTTCACAATTATTCGTCCGGGCGGCTTGAAAGATGGTGAGCCTCTAAAGCACAAGCTGCAACTTGACATTGGCGACCGCATCACAGGAGTAATTGACCGCAGTGACGTAGCGGAGCTTGCCGTGCTTTCGCTCACGCACCCCAAGGCAAAGAACTGCACTTTTGAAGCTATTCGCCTAAGTGCTGAGGAGCAAGCGTCGCTCGTGCCCTTCTTAGATGCTCTGCCTTCACGAGCGACCGCTCCTGCTGCTGTTGAACCAGTACCCACTCCACAGGTGTAG